TTGACTGATGGAGTACTAGTTTGAGTATTGTAGTCACTCGAATGTGTCCTTAACTTTGATAAGTACTTCGCTTCCTTTTTACTTAAACTGTATGGTTTGTTGTTCTGCATGTGTTTTGGAATTGGATTGTAGATTGAAGGTGGTGCTCTGTGTGTGAGAGGCTGTAAAGGGGTTATATTTTTTCAAGTGTGCTTACTTCTCCTAAGTTTGTTATTTCCTTTTTTATGTTGTGAATCTGAATTTTGATCTTCTTTGCTCTCTTTTTGATATCCGAACTATTTCTGATCTACTTACCTGCCCTATTGTTATTTTCCTCGATCAAATGCCGAACTACTTGGATGAAGGAGCTTACGCCATCCAAGAAGCTCAACTTTCTCATCTGGAACAAATTCAGGTAGCCGAGATCTTCTTTCTGTTTTTTTTTTTTTTCTTTTTTTTGGATTGCATCTGCTGATTGTGGAGCGCCTTCGAGACCCCTAGGCTTTACTCGACTGTAACCTGAAGTTGCGTAATTTCAATTTTCAGGCTAATAAGACTAATGTAGAGGATCAACCTCCTGTGACTTCAATTCCTGCTTTTACACGGAATTGTCAAGGTGAGAGCCCGCCATGTAATATATAATTTTGAATTCGGCTAATTGGTATTAAACCCGTTTTTGTATTTCATACCTCTTGGCAGCTTGATTTGAGAAACAATTTAACACAGAGATCAATCTTCTCTCTCACCTCCACCCTACAATTGTCATAAAGGTAGCTGAATTTTCTTTCGCCAACTATATACTTTCATTAGTTTGTTTAGCTTTCATTTAGAATTATGCTTCTAGCTTACAAATTTTTGTATAGTGGTCAATGAATTATAGACATGGTTCTTTGGCTTTCATGAGAAAGGTAATCTCTTTTTTATTTCTGTACAAGATTCTAGGCACTCTACCTCTCTTTCTGGGTTCCTGGATGTTGTTTCATCTATTATCTCAATTGTGGTGGTTCTTAGTGCTGCTGTTTACAATCTGTGCCTATCCTATCCAAATGGGTAGGCCAAGATCATCTTGTGAACTATCAGTATTTGAACTTTTAACATGTCCAATGGAAAAAAAAAAAGTATCTGTTAGTTTTGGCTGATACTCTTATCTCCCACTTCACTATGTTTTGTTTCATTCCGGCTGCTTTTTCTTGGATCCTTTAGTCAATCTACGTTTGTTGGGTTCTTTGGAATTATTTTTTTCGTAAGTTGATGGTATGCATTTGAAGCTCCAAAGGGGGTATTCAGGCTTCAGTGTGGCTGAGCATGTAAAATTAATTTTGCATTCTTCTGATAGAGTTTTTTTTTCTAAGTTTTTATTTTTTATTTTTTTATGAGTAAACTATGAGTAAGTGATTTTATTATCCAGAGTTTGTTTATCGTGCCATCTATACTGTTTTAGATTGTTAACTAACTGAAGTGATTTGCATTTTTTTTGTGCATGTTTAACTTTATTGATTGATGGATTAACTTATAAAGGGGCATAACAGCTTCCTCTTTTGTTATCTGCAAATGTGTTGCCATTTAGTGGAGAAATAAGCTTGTTTTTTATTCTACTTTCACTATGCCTCTATGCCCTGAGAAGATAATTTGGGAGTATGCCTTGGAATGGAAAAAGGCTCATTCGAGATCTAGTAATTCTGTGAATTTCAGCTACACAATGCTATCCTGGACTATGCCCCCTCAGAGTTATTACAAATTGAATATTGATGGTACTAGAGTTTCTAGCTCTGGTATGATTGGAGCTGGTGGTGTTATTAGAAACCATTCTGATGCTTGGATTACTGGCTTTCAAATTAATCTTGGGGTTGGTGCCATTGATGCTGAGGCATGGGGCCTGTTTCATGGCTTAAAGTTGGCTTCTAATCTGCACATTTCAAAGCTTGAGATTGAATCTGACTCTGCTATCCTTGTGCATCTTATGAAAAGTGCCAATCTCTCTCTCCATCCCCTGGGATCTCTTCTCAATGGTTGCAAAAGCATGATGTCCCAAATGGATGATGTGAAGCTCTCTCATGTGTTCAGAGAGTCCAACATGACAGCTGATGTCCTAGCAAAGTGCAGCATCTCAAATGATCTTGGTCTCATTCTTTTTGAGGAACCTCCAGCTCATGCCATTCTAGTTTTTCTTGATGATTTAGTTGCTGTTACTAGAGCTAGGAGAACAGGCTTTTGTTTTAGTCTGTAATCTTTTTCTTTCTCTTTTTTGGGTCTTCTAGGCCCCGTTTGTAACCAAAAAAAAAAATGTGTTGCCATTTAGGCATCTCAGATTACAGTGTCCATAATTTCTCATGCTTTTCTTTAAGTTCTATCACATAATCCTCTTCTTCTTTTAACTTTTATTTTTTCCATTCGATGCAGAGCAAGTGAGATTGTGTTTTGAATGAAGAACGAGGGCGGGATTGGATGAAGTTTTGAGGTACACTTTCAATTTGTTTTCAAAACAAATGCATCTTTATATTTTACTTTTTCTGTATTCAGTGCAGCTTTGCAATGTGAGAGTTTGAAACTAAGATTAATCGGAGTTTGTTGTAGTTGCTTTTCTAATCTACTCCATATTTTTTTTGTTAGTGCTGGTCTGCAGAAAGAGAAGATCATAATCAATTAAGCTTAAAGGGTACAGTGCAATGCCTTTTCTGTTCATGTGCGGTCAATTGGCATAGCAGTCTAGGTAATTCTTTGTTTGATTTCAATTTTTGTTATGGGTTATCATTTGTGTGATATCCCGATTTTATTTATTTAAATATAAATTTATTTTTTATGTCTAATTTCATTTTACTTTATCATTGGTTTAAATGAGGTCTGAGTAGTTTGAGGAGCAGTTTGTTTTTTTTTTTTTTTTTTTCAAGAACTTTTGAAACGGTTATACTGATGGTAAGGCTGGGTTTTTGCCGCTTAACTGCATGGGCTAGGGGGAGCTCTGGCGATTTGGAAGAGAGGGAGAGAAGTTAAAGGTTTGCCTTGGGAGAAGGTGTTTGAGGTGAGTAAAACTTTCGAAATATTCCATTGTCTGGTGATATGCATGATTATCCATTTATGTTCTTTCGTATTCACTGTGTCGATTTACCTGTAGAGCGATTGTTTTGCAATCGAGATATTCATTTTGGTTGTCAACAATTGATAAGAACTTCAGTGATAGAATTGTAGTTGTAGGAAGTCTGGTATCATTAGAATTGATTTCCTTTTTTTGCTTGGGTCGAAATTTTTGTCATTGGTACAATTGCATTGCCTTATGGGTTCTTAAATCCATAATTGATGGCTCTGACTCGGATGGATTCCTCGAGTACTTTTTAATCAACATTTATGTGCTATTTCGACTAGGTATTAAGAATGTTTTTGAGATGTGAAGTCGCTACTGTTGTTCTTTGTCAGTATGGAACCTGTTGGATTCAAGGATTAATCTGGTTCTTGAACTCCTCAATTGGGTATAAATCTCACATTTTGTTTTTGTTTTGTTTTTTTTTTTTTTTATTAGAGGGTGTCATTCTTCATCTATAGGATCAAGTATTATCTAATTTGGGTATGTTTTGAGATCATGGAGTTGTATCAAAATTCTTGTGTGAAAACCTGATATTTAAAAGTCATTGCTACTAGCGCTACTTACTGTTATTGCATTGTGATGTTTAAAAACTCTTATGTTGGATATTATGTGGCTGTGGGAAGTAGTTCTCTGCTTTGCTCATCAGCATTGGTAAGCACCCATTGAATTGAGTCTGTAGCTTTTAATGTCACTCTTGATGAAGCTCAATTGAAGTAGAATTTATACCATCTTCAATTTTTTTATTTTCCTTCTCAAAAGTTATTTTGGTTCATTCCAAATCTTTATGTGCGGTACTTGATATACTTTAGGAATTTAAATTTTGGATTTGAGGTATGATTTCTGAATTTGACCGCGGATGATTGGGGTAGGAAGGAAGAGAGATGGAATCAATGGACATGAGGCTGCTTCTTGAGGGTATGGCAAAATTCTCAAAACAACATTACTGACACTTTTGATGTTTATACGCCTAAGTACTCTTTGTTTCTTTAAATAAAACAGAAAAAATTGATACAATACTATTCTGATTGGGATTTGTTTCTATCTGAGATATGTACAGCTGCAGTTGGTAATAGCATAGATCAAGAGGTCGGAAGAAATGCTTTGGAATCGGTGGGAAAGTCGACTGGTATCAATTTAAACAACTTTGTTATCTTTACTCTTCTTAGTTAGTTCACTCTGTAGTGTTATATTTCTTCTCCAATTTAATCTCATGTGTGTTGTTCTTCTGAAGAAGATGCCCCCAAACGGCCAAACCCAAAGACTCCCTAATTGAATTGAGTAAGCACATTCTTCAATTTTGACTTCAATTTCATTGCTTTTATCTGTTTTAGCAAATCATTCAGTGAGGCTATTCTGATCAGTATCTTATTTCAGAATTCCCACCTTTTCCAACAGTGATTGGTTGATAATCAAATATGTGAAATCTTGCCTCACAGGTGAGTGGTCTTGGTTTTTGATCTGTTTTTGGTTGGTGGGTATTGGATGGTTTTAGTGATTGTTTCTAAAGTTTTGAACTTTTAGGCTTTTGGCTTTTGGGTGTTTTGCAGGTTTCCATTTCTTTTGGTGGATATTAAGATCGAGTACAACCCAGGTGTTTCAACTGTTGCTATTAAGATTTTACTTTTCTGATGAGTTTCCTCTTTTGCAGCTTCAGTTTAGTTGGTTCACTAAAAGAGTTGGTTGGAAATACAAAGTTGCTAATCAGCAGGCGGTAGAAAATTGTAAGAGGTATTACAGTCTCACTTCATTGCTTGTGCATAGAAGCCTATTATTGCCTGCACTCAATTGTGTTCTTGAACTAATTACGTTTCCAATTGCACAGCTTTTTAATTAAAGATTTTACTTGCTTTGTGTTTGCACTACACACAAGCTCTCTTTTTTCATAAAGTTTCTGTGTTTAGACGATATATATCATAAACGTGGATGTGAGAAGAAGTTTCCAACATCTAGGTTTTATTGAAGTTTAAAAGTATGATTTTGGTGTGCTGGGATTCTGGGTTTTCAGTTGATTGGTGGTGCTGGGAGTATATACATATTTCTATAGAAAGCTTCCCATGCTTCATGATACGTGAGGGAATCAAGTAACAAATAATAATGAAAAGCACTTGGCTACATATAGATTAGTTGTTAGACCGATGATCAGGTAGTAGATTGATATGTTCATACCATCTAATCATATATACCTGAACATATTGAAGTATATAGTCTAGCTGCATTGCTTTGTGTTTATTTTGTTCTCATTGTGTGATTGCTTCGATAAATACTTGGCCTTTTGGCTGAAATGGGTAATGTTTTGGCTGACATGAATTAACTATTTTTGTGAAATTTTGGGACGTTGATCCCGGCAATCTAAACTAAACTCCCGGCACTCTAAACTAAACTTTGTTGGACAAGAGACAACCAGATTTTTTTAATTTTTTTTCTTTCAGAAACTAAGAATTTTCTAAATATTCTATCCTTGCTGTGCAAATCTTATAATTGTTGTTTATCTTTTAATATATAGTTGCGGATTAAGGATGCGAATCCAAATTAGGTGAATGCGATCGGGATTCTAGTTGAGGATTAAGGATGCGAATCCAAATTAGATGAATGCGATCGGGATTCCAGGTTTTGCGCTCGCGCTCGTGCGTATTGACGATGCGATCGGAATGCGATCGAGCCAAGGCACGTTCGTGGCCTGATCCTTGTATCAAGATTTGGTTTTCATGTGTGATCCTTGAGGTGAATGCCGGAAACGTTCGAGGTTGACTGCGAGAGGAAAAGGTGAGCGCTGGCTCATGTTTGAGGAGAAGTTTGGCCGTTTGGGCTCTTCTGATCTAATCGATCTTTATATTGAAAAGTGCTCAATAGAATCCTTGTTCGCTAGATGGCCTGAGTCAACTGTGAATTTGCTAATTGAGTTGAAGATGATGCAAAGGGAGATCTGAGCCCTCATGATTGTTATCACAGAAAAGGCGGCTGGAGTTCATGAGTTCCGCCGACCGCCGGGGTTCTCGGCAATTGGGGTCACTCCGTTTGTTGCCATAATCTGGATTGGGTGTTCAGAGTAATTTGCTTGGCAGAGAGCACGTGGAATTATGTCAACTTCTTTTGTATTCGTTGTTTCCTGAGAAACAAATACTTAAAGTGAGAATTTGTTATGAAAAGAAGTTTTGCATTCATTCATTTTAGTTTGATTTATTAAACTATGTCCACAGTTATTGTTATTGTCATCAATTTCATATTTTAGCTTATATATGCATTTGTTTTTACTAGCCCTTCTACCTGCGCAAATTTGCATGTTGTTACAAATTCATCCAAAATTAATGAGTGGTTAATCCACTACCCTTGTTTTTCTATTTCAAAAATTATCTTTTCAGTTTATTATTTTGTTTTTTATTTTATAATTTACCATAGTAGCTATTTTTTTAAAACTCTGAATTAACTTAACAAGGGTAATTTTAGCAAAACAGAATCTGGTAATTTAGAGGCAGCTCGTTTTATATATAGTAGAGATTTCTATATCAAATGTTTATTAGTGCTTGACAAGAGAATATAAAAAAATAATCGATAGGAAGAAAATGTTTTAAATGACAAGAAAAAAATTAATTACTAGGAAGAAAATGTCTAAAATGGAAGATTTTTACCCAATATAAAAAGAGGCAGATTTTAGGCTTATCCAATCAGCCAAAACAACTCCGCAACAAACGTGGTATAGGAAAGGAGCTGGACAACTCCAATCAAATCCTAGTCAAGTCTGATCAGAAATGGATTTGACATCCAATCTTGTACGGTGTACCAAACGTCTCCAAAGTGAGAATTTGTTATGGAAAGAAATTTTGCGTTTGGAGGGAAAGCAAAGGGAAGCATGGGCTTGTTAGAACTTGTGTGGTATTTATCCCATATTGAAGAAGAATTAAATGTGTGAGTCTTTATATAAAAACACTCATGTGACTCATTAAATAGATAATAGGCCTAATATGGGATTGGTGGGCTTTCTATTGGGTTTCTAACAGAAATGAATAAATAAATATATATATATATATATATTAATATATGTATATATATTTAATAAAAATCAAAGATTGGGCTTTGGGATCCGAATTTAATATTATTTAATTTAATTATTAAATTTAGATAAATATCAAAAGACATAACTGTCCAAACAGTTACAACTGTCCGAGTAGTTGTGTCTATCCGAACAGTTATGCCTGTTCAAATTGACTTTTATATAAAGACGACTTATGTCGTTGTTTTAATCATCGAATAATTCTTTTTCTTCCTCCCAAAACTATTTCTTCTGAAGCATAAAGTAAATTCGCTAGGGTCAAGTTTTTGTGCAAGAACTTGAACCAGATAGTTGTATCCTCTAGATAGACGTCCGAGACTGCAGCACAAGTAGGGACGAATTTCTATCTTAGGTCACTGTAAGACAGGCATTTATCTGATCAATTAAGTTAGTGTTGTTTATTTTTATTGTTATTTTTTAATTTCGTTTTGATTTCATTGTTATATATATAATGTTTTTGAACGGATATTGGATTGGTTGTAACAGGGCTTTGTTTCCGATTGCCGGAGTATCGCTCGGAGGCAATCCGATCGGAAGCCTCGAACAGATCAAAATCTTAATTTGATGAGTCGAAAGGCCTGGTCGTTTGATCCGAAGCATGCATCGATGCGCTCATGGAGATGGAAATTATGATCGCTTGGCTTTTGAATTTGATTCCGAACGGGTCGGTCAATCAGAGTTTGGTGCTCGTTCGTTGTACAGAGGATCGAGCGTTAGGCTCTTGTGTTCCGAATTCGAATCGGGGAAGGTGGAGCGGAGCCAATTTTGTGGATTAACTGCCAAATGAATGAGCGCTGGGCTCCTTTGTCGATCGCTGCAGGAGATTGCTTTGCTTCTTGCTTGATTCAATGTGGCGATTATTTGATGCAGCGGTATGAAATAGAGGACAAATTTGGATCCAATACAAGAAGTCTGGGCTCTTATTTTGCTCGCCGGAGCTGGCTGTTCATCAATTGAAGTCGACTTGTATGGTTGCGATCGGAATTGACGCAGACTTTAAAGATGCGTTCGATCGATTGACGCGTCCTTGGCCATTTGCAGATATGTTTCTGTTTTTGCAGGTTTGCTTTTTCGTTTGGAGATAATCGAATGGCTTTCGAAATGCTGTATCCAGCTGTGTGTTTGTTCGCCGGAGATGGTCAAAGTCGGGATCGATTTGGGTCTCGAATAGGTCGAATTTTCTAGTTGAACTGATTATTGAGCGCTGGGCTCTTGTATTTGCGCTGTGTTGTATTTGTCCATCATATGGCTTTTCCTTTGCTGATCGTATCTTGCATGGTGAACGAATGGAATTGGCCACCCCGAACGACATCTTGCATGGTGAAGTTATGAGCTGGGCGTTATGTCTCCGATCAGAGTGATGAGATTACGAGCGCCGAGATAGAACAAATCAATTATGTGTTTGTAATTGCACTAGATAGATAATTATGGAATTGATAGAATAAAAGAGTGTGAGCAGGGTTTTGAATTTCTTGTTCCGATGGAGCTTGTTGATTGTCAATCGGAATTGAGAAGCTTGGCTTTGAGAGAAGCGTCGTCGGAGCTTGAAAAGAAAGGCTGGGTGCTGATAATAAATTTCCAGATTTGTAAAGCTTGAAGTATTGAGCTTGATGTCGATCGTGGAAAGCTCTGAGCTTTGTTTTGCGTTCGGAACTGATAGCTAGCTTTGTGTCTGCATATCGAATGACGAAGCAATATCCAAAATCCCAGTTGAGCTAGAAATTTTCGCATGGGTGCCACGAAATATTAGCTGGGTGTCGAGAGTATATTTGCTCATCATCTAGCTTTGATGCCTTTTCTTTTTCTGATCGCTTGTATATATAAAAGAAAAATATCTAAATAGTGTTTCATCTTTTAAAAAAGTAAAATTTTAAAATTGTATCTCACGTTCTTAACCCGACTAAAATAGTGTCTAATGATGTCAGCTCCGTTACGGAGGATGTTAGATAACATATATTTATGGGTGTTTTGGTCTTTTCGCTTTTTTCAATTTTTTATTTAAACTTGTCCTACCTTTTTTTGTAAATTATTTTTCTTTTTCTTTGTTGCTACTATTCTCTTCATTCGCTGAGTTTGATTCCTTCAAGCTAGTCATGGCCGCCGAAGGTCATGACTCTCTAGCCGTTGAAACCCACCGCGAATAGAGGCTAGATCTCCGGCAGTCTAGAATCCTTTGGTAAAATTTTCCTAGAGATTCTACAAACCAAAGACATAGATGTTAGCACTTCGACAAGACAACAAGTTATGATATCTACATATACAACAACACGCCAAGGCATAGGCATAAAATTGACTGGGTTAAAGGTTTGAAGCCATGCTGATAGGAGAAAGAGAATTAGTGTTGTGCACTGTCAGCCTCATGCTCCATCTCTTGTGCATCCTCAAAGCGTTGGTCGTTGATCTAAAGCTCAAGCACTGACGCGCTCGTTTCCGAGCGTGCGACAATTATGAACCCTGTTTTGACAATTGTAGTATTGGTAAATAAGGTTCGATCAATCCAAGGACTTTAGGGTGCTCCTGCGTTACAAAACTAAACAGATTAGAGTAAGAGTTATATACAGAATATAAACAGCAATTACATTTATATGATTTCAGGGGGGATTTTAGGGTTTGTTTACTAAATTCCTACGAAAACAGAAAATAAAAGATACTAAATTACTATGTACAAGTGATCAACTTCATTCCATATAAAATCATGTAATAAATTGCTTCAACCTACATAACTTAAAATTATGCCAATCAAGTATGAAGAAACGAATTCAGAATTACACGCCTCAGCGGTCATGCAACATATAATAATCTTCTTATGTATCTTATGTTTGCCTCACGGTTTAACACAGAAATTTCCATGCAATATGTCATGTTAATACTCAGCGCAACCATACAACATAAAACATGAATCATTAAGATCAAAGAAGAATTCGAATATGTAAACAAGTTTATCTTAGCGCTTAAATAGTTCACATGTAACTCATGATCAAAAGCTGACTCATTCCCATGAATCTAAGCTTTTGCCACTTTTTCAATCTGTGTTTGCCTCAACGGTTTAACACAGATCGATGGCACTACTAACCCTGCAGAAGTCAGTCATTTAAATAATCCAGATCATAACTTTTCAACATCAAGAATGGCACAGGAATAAGTTACGCAAAATTCATTAACAATCTAAGAACAAAACTTTATAAAATTCATGTATAAAACATATTTTCAAAATCAGTACTGATAATCCATGCAATTAGAAATCCAAAGGCAATAGGAACAAAATAGTAAATCAAAAGCATAGTTTTACACTTTTGAATCTTCTTGGCCTTGAAGCTTCAAAGGGGTGACGAACTAGCACAGGAAGGACTTCGACAGCGTTGAGGAAGCTCTATTGGCTGCGTGCTTGCTCCTTGCGGCTTGGCACTCACACAGATTTAGAGAACAGAAGAGACAGAACGTTTTTCTGAACTTTTGGCGAAAGAAGTGATGCTGAAAACGTTGCTCCCTTAATTCTCTGATTAGCACATACAAAATCCTTGATTGCTATAGAATTCGTCCTCCCCTTTTATACACATTCACAGATTCCTATTCCAAGTTGGATTAGGTTTCCTGACTGCAAATGGTTTCCCTGTCTCATTAGAAAAGAAAGTTTCCTAAATATTTTAGGAAAGTGAGAATAGGAAAGATT
The window above is part of the Fragaria vesca subsp. vesca linkage group LG2, FraVesHawaii_1.0, whole genome shotgun sequence genome. Proteins encoded here:
- the LOC101299353 gene encoding putative ribonuclease H protein At1g65750-like; translation: MPLCPEKIIWEYALEWKKAHSRSSNSVNFSYTMLSWTMPPQSYYKLNIDGTRVSSSGMIGAGGVIRNHSDAWITGFQINLGVGAIDAEAWGLFHGLKLASNLHISKLEIESDSAILVHLMKSANLSLHPLGSLLNGCKSMMSQMDDVKLSHVFRESNMTADVLAKCSISNDLGLILFEEPPAHAILVFLDDLVAVTRARRTGFCFSL